In Pseudomonas sp. R76, one genomic interval encodes:
- a CDS encoding CaiB/BaiF CoA transferase family protein codes for MSFNAKPLAGLKVIELGTLIAGPFASRICAEFGAEVIKVESPDGGDPLRKWRKLYEGTSLWWFVQARNKKSLTLNLKHPDGLAILKQLLADADILIENFRPGVLEKLGLSWETLHALNPKLVMVRLSGFGQTGPMKDQPGFGAVGESMGGLRYITGFEDRPPVRTGISIGDSIAALWAVIGALMALRHREVNGGLGQVVDVALYEAIFAMMESMIPEFDVFGFIRERTGNIMPGITPSSIHTSADGKHVQIGANGDAIFKRFMSAIGREDLANDAQLASNDGRDSRRDELYGVIDRWVNSLPLDQVVEQLNTADVPASRIYSAEDMLGDPQFLAREMFLKAQLPGGKDFKMPGIVPKLSDTPGSCEWVGPQLGEHNSVVLNALGYDAPAITRLREDGAI; via the coding sequence ATGTCGTTTAATGCCAAACCGCTTGCCGGCCTGAAAGTCATCGAACTGGGCACCTTGATCGCCGGCCCGTTTGCGTCACGTATTTGTGCCGAGTTCGGGGCCGAAGTGATCAAGGTCGAATCCCCGGACGGCGGCGACCCACTGCGCAAATGGCGCAAGCTGTATGAAGGCACGTCACTGTGGTGGTTCGTGCAGGCACGTAACAAAAAGTCGCTGACACTCAATCTCAAGCATCCGGATGGCCTGGCGATCCTCAAACAGTTGCTGGCGGATGCCGACATCCTGATCGAGAACTTTCGCCCCGGCGTGCTGGAAAAACTCGGCCTGAGCTGGGAAACCCTGCATGCCCTGAATCCCAAGCTGGTGATGGTGCGTCTTTCAGGTTTTGGCCAGACCGGGCCGATGAAGGACCAGCCGGGGTTTGGTGCGGTGGGCGAATCGATGGGCGGCTTGCGCTATATCACCGGTTTCGAAGACCGACCGCCGGTGCGCACCGGGATTTCCATCGGCGATTCGATTGCCGCCTTGTGGGCGGTGATCGGCGCGCTGATGGCGCTGCGTCATCGTGAAGTCAACGGCGGCCTGGGCCAGGTGGTGGATGTGGCGCTGTATGAAGCCATTTTCGCCATGATGGAAAGCATGATCCCGGAGTTCGATGTGTTCGGTTTTATCCGCGAGCGCACCGGCAACATCATGCCCGGCATCACGCCGTCGTCGATCCATACCAGCGCCGATGGCAAGCATGTGCAGATCGGTGCCAACGGTGATGCGATCTTCAAGCGTTTCATGAGCGCGATCGGCCGTGAGGACTTGGCCAATGACGCGCAACTGGCCAGCAATGATGGGCGCGATAGCCGCCGCGATGAGCTGTACGGCGTGATCGACCGCTGGGTCAATTCGCTGCCGCTGGACCAGGTCGTCGAGCAGCTCAACACGGCAGACGTGCCCGCCAGCCGCATCTACAGCGCTGAAGACATGCTTGGCGACCCTCAGTTTCTGGCGCGGGAAATGTTTCTCAAGGCCCAGTTACCGGGCGGCAAGGACTTCAAGATGCCGGGGATTGTGCCCAAGCTCTCGGACACCCCCGGCAG
- a CDS encoding YaeQ family protein, whose protein sequence is MAQPSTTYKFELNLTDLDRSVYESVKQTIARHPSETEERMTVRLLAYALFYNEQLAFGRGLSDVDEPALWEKSLDDRVLHWIEVGQPDADRLTWCSRRTERTTLLAYGSLRVWEGKVVPVAKNLKNVHIAAVPQEILETLAKDMPRVIKWDVMISEGTVFVTDDRGQHEVQLEWLAGERG, encoded by the coding sequence ATGGCCCAGCCGTCCACGACCTACAAATTCGAACTCAACCTCACCGACCTCGATCGTTCGGTGTACGAGAGCGTCAAACAGACCATCGCCCGCCACCCTTCGGAAACCGAAGAGCGCATGACTGTGCGCCTGCTGGCCTACGCCCTTTTCTACAACGAGCAGCTGGCTTTTGGTCGTGGCCTGTCAGATGTAGACGAACCAGCCTTGTGGGAAAAAAGCCTGGATGACCGCGTCCTGCACTGGATCGAAGTCGGCCAGCCGGATGCGGACCGCCTGACCTGGTGTTCCCGTCGCACCGAACGCACCACGTTGCTGGCCTATGGCAGCCTGCGCGTCTGGGAAGGCAAAGTAGTGCCGGTGGCGAAAAACCTGAAAAATGTGCACATCGCCGCCGTGCCGCAGGAAATCCTGGAAACCCTGGCCAAGGACATGCCACGGGTGATCAAGTGGGACGTGATGATCAGCGAAGGCACGGTTTTTGTGACTGACGACCGTGGCCAGCACGAAGTCCAGCTGGAATGGCTGGCCGGCGAGCGCGGTTGA